One region of Elstera cyanobacteriorum genomic DNA includes:
- a CDS encoding TerC family protein, translating to MFQEFLEPGAMTALLQVLMVDLVLAGDNAIVVGMAVAGLPAAIRTRAIFLGIAAAAVLRIIFSLMTVQLLSITGLVLAGGVLLLWVCWKMYREIMEQRAERKAAEAIEEATDDLLSENGHKPAETEVPTKTLRQALIQIILADVSMSLDNVLAVAGAARHHEMIMVIGLAVSVILMAVASTFIARLLSRFHWIAYIGLAMIGYIALKMIYDGSFEVLPLIGVK from the coding sequence GTGTTTCAAGAGTTCCTAGAACCCGGCGCGATGACCGCGCTGCTGCAAGTTTTGATGGTCGATCTGGTGCTGGCCGGGGATAATGCCATCGTCGTGGGGATGGCGGTGGCCGGTCTGCCTGCGGCCATTCGCACGCGCGCCATTTTCCTTGGCATCGCGGCGGCAGCGGTGCTGCGCATCATTTTCTCGCTGATGACCGTTCAGCTTCTGTCGATCACCGGCCTTGTGCTGGCAGGCGGCGTGCTGCTGCTGTGGGTCTGCTGGAAGATGTACCGCGAAATCATGGAACAGCGCGCCGAACGCAAGGCGGCTGAAGCCATTGAGGAAGCGACCGACGATCTTTTAAGCGAAAATGGCCATAAGCCCGCCGAAACCGAGGTGCCGACCAAGACCCTGCGCCAAGCGCTAATCCAGATCATCTTGGCCGACGTGTCGATGTCGCTGGATAATGTGCTGGCCGTTGCTGGCGCCGCGCGGCATCACGAAATGATCATGGTGATCGGCCTTGCCGTCTCGGTGATCCTCATGGCCGTCGCGTCCACCTTCATTGCCCGCCTGCTGTCGCGCTTCCATTGGATCGCCTATATCGGCCTGGCAATGATCGGCTATATTGCGCTGAAGATGATCTACGACGGCTCCTTCGAGGTGCTGCCGCTGATCGGCGTGAAATAA